From a single Solanum dulcamara chromosome 4, daSolDulc1.2, whole genome shotgun sequence genomic region:
- the LOC129884971 gene encoding uncharacterized protein LOC129884971 yields MIEEQRHGPPHGILLAVVVVSVILVPTLLGENGQVLTDFISDLLTPVGLLLLPIILLLTIQFLSSDTGSFINTVFSTGEPNSIHHVSGSPLGVALFLALTLFLLYNRVSIFGGDDDSGD; encoded by the coding sequence ATGATAGAAGAACAACGGCATGGACCTCCACACGGCATTCTCTTAGCCGTTGTTGTAGTATCAGTCATCTTAGTTCCAACATTGCTCGGTGAAAACGGCCAAGTGTTAACTGATTTCATCTCGGATCTTCTTACCCCAGTGGGTCTTCTCTTACTCCCTATTATCCTTCTACTCACTATCCAGTTCCTCTCCTCCGACACTGGCTCATTCATCAACACTGTATTCTCAACTGGTGAACCTAACTCCATTCACCATGTAAGTGGGTCCCCTCTTGGTGTTGCACTTTTTCTTGCTCTCACATTGTTCCTTCTCTACAATCGCGTTTCCATCTTCGGTGGCGATGATGACTCTGGCGACTAG